One genomic segment of Helianthus annuus cultivar XRQ/B chromosome 14, HanXRQr2.0-SUNRISE, whole genome shotgun sequence includes these proteins:
- the LOC118486492 gene encoding uncharacterized protein LOC118486492 — translation MRVFIKSKSPKAFAETVEAGAVMAAEMILRQAESPAPKRKWEERKGDTRNNNFKRPKTFPQCQICKHFHTGECRFPCPNCKKTGHALQECKENKKCFKCGDPNHMRSECPKLKRNDRTQPNQPKGRAFVLIKEEAKTNTDVITGTYLVNDVYARVLFDTGANSCLVSTTFRPYLNQASQNLDHAFTVEMADGSQRKIVDIVKNCKISLNNHVIPIDLMPMELGEFDIVIGMDWLTPYHAEVICDKRIVRLRLPNGKQLTVSGDRTDKTKNLITIAQAHKCLRKGYVAFLAYVVNTTEKQKVEDMPVVREYPEVFPDELPGLPSDRQVEFRMT, via the coding sequence ATGAGGGTGTTTATCAAATCCAAATCCCCCAAGGCTTTTGCAGAAACTGTTGAGGCTGGCGCTGTCATGGCAGCCGAGATGATTCTGCGGCAGGCTGAATCTCCCGCACCAAAAAGGAAGTGGGAAGAAAGAAAGGGGGACACCCGGAATAACAACTTTAAAAGGCCTAAAACATTTCCTCAATGTCAAATTTGCAAACACTTTCATACGGGGGAATGTCGTTTTCCTTGTCCAAATTGTAAAAAGACGGGTCATGCTCTTCAAGAATGCAAGGAAAATAAGaagtgtttcaaatgtggagacccTAATCACATGAGATCTGAATGTCCCAAACTCAAAAGAAATGATAGGACACAACCAAATCAGCCAAAAGGGCGGGCATTTGTACTCATCAAGGAAGAAGCCAAGACCAATACAGATGTTATCACGGGTACGTATctcgtaaatgatgtatatgcgcgtgtgttatttgataccggtgcaaATAGTTGTCTAGTGTCGACTACCTTTAGACCTTACTTGAACCAGGCGTCCCAAAACCTAGATCATGCCTTTACAGTAGAAATGGCTGATGGAAGTCAAAGAAAGATAGTTGACATAGTTAAGAATTGTAAAATAAGCTTAAACAACCATGTTATCCCTATAGACCTAATGCCTATGGAACTTGGAGAATTCGACATAGTCATAGGAATGGACTGGTTGACACCGTATCATGCGGAAGTTATATGTGACAAAAGGATCGTCCGACTCCGATTACCCAACGGCAAACAGCTAACTGTATCGGGAGACCGCACTGACAAGACTAAGAACCTCATCACGATAGCACAAGCACATAAATGCCTAAGGAAagggtatgttgcctttttagcatATGTCGTAAACACTACAGAAAAGCAGAAGGTCGAGGACATGCCAGTAGTACGAGAATACCCCGAAGTGTTTCCCGATGAGCTCCCGGGACTACCATCAGATAGACAGGTTGAGTTTCGCATGACCTAG
- the LOC118486493 gene encoding uncharacterized protein LOC118486493, with protein sequence MAKVMKNAQTGNVNQSGERHEESSAASTLVQREGLGERKNTIATMPLEGKGEYSKSKECTYKHFMSCKPQSFDGRKGALEAQDWLNRMESILDICECDDRNKVRFAVHMFEAEALHWWNIVVRIEGKKKVKEMKWEEFIHKFLAKYCPPSETEQLEVEFFQLKMGNKTYREYVSRFNDISRLVS encoded by the coding sequence ATGGCTAAGGTAATGAAGAATGCACAAACCGGTAATGTTAACCAATCTGGAGAACGACATGAAGAAAGCTCAGCAGCCTCCACGCTAGTACAAAGGGAAGGATTGGGCGAAAGGAAAAACACTATTGCAACCATGCCACTAGAAGGAAAAGGTGAATATTCCAAATCAAAGGAATGTACTTATAAGCACTTCATGTCCTGTAAACCTCAGTCCTTTGACGGAAGAAAGGGAGCACTAGAAGCTCAAGACtggctcaacagaatggagtcaaTATTAGACATATGTGAGTGTGATGACCGCAACAAAGTACGGTTCGCCGTACATATGTTTGAAGCTGAAGCCCTTCATTGGTGGAACATTGTGGTCCGAATAGAgggaaaaaaaaaggttaaggaGATGAAGTGGGAGGAGTTTATTCATAAGTTTCTTGCTAAGTATTGTCCTCCTAGTGAGACCGAGCAACTGGAAGTGGAATTCTTTCAGttaaaaatgggaaataaaacctaTCGAGAATATGTTTCTCGTTTCAATGACATATCTCGACTGGTTTCTTAA